From the genome of Pseudomonas yamanorum, one region includes:
- a CDS encoding carboxymuconolactone decarboxylase family protein, with product MSRVPMLTLETAPEAAKPFLENALKGSGFIPNLLAVLANAPAALETYITVSGLNAKSDLSLADREVVQLIAATNHGCDFCVAGHTAVARNKAKLPEDVIDALRQRGELPNERYETLAAFTREVIATRGDVSDAGYTAFREAGYTDGHALEVILGVSLATLCNFANVFARTPLNPELAQYRWEKPAS from the coding sequence ATGTCCCGCGTACCGATGCTAACCCTGGAAACCGCCCCTGAAGCGGCCAAGCCCTTTCTGGAAAACGCCCTGAAGGGTTCCGGGTTCATCCCCAATCTGTTGGCGGTGCTGGCCAATGCCCCGGCGGCACTGGAAACCTACATCACTGTCTCCGGCCTGAATGCCAAATCCGACCTGAGCCTGGCCGACCGCGAAGTGGTGCAACTGATTGCCGCCACGAACCACGGTTGCGATTTCTGCGTCGCCGGGCACACTGCCGTAGCGCGCAACAAGGCCAAGCTGCCGGAAGACGTGATCGACGCCCTGCGCCAACGCGGCGAACTGCCCAACGAGCGTTATGAGACACTGGCCGCGTTCACCCGTGAAGTGATCGCCACCCGTGGGGATGTCAGCGACGCCGGCTACACCGCGTTCCGTGAGGCGGGCTACACCGATGGTCATGCGCTTGAGGTTATTCTGGGCGTCAGCCTGGCCACCCTGTGCAATTTCGCCAACGTGTTTGCGCGGACTCCGCTCAACCCGGAGCTGGCGCAGTACCGTTGGGAAAAACCGGCAAGCTGA
- a CDS encoding membrane-targeted effector domain-containing toxin, whose product MTSIVSNSVLSSTTYPPPPPPPIPLPDIPPYPDETLQSVTEVEDPAADAPPPDAPKALKAALADRKNWQTLAQQLTDVATVVGPNPPFLAVQSALRSRLMDLAPSSSYPPHSANAVSLANFLKANGLPEPTTHDELLTLARASLARSHPHPWGNLGGALSWPLPLSTHQQSELLTAAREHVGSFQQASQQRGLLEFLNSNLLLSADTSSDPVKALEALIGSPRGQALGEALQNKLESISTDSSVNDHVLAAINLDLDQASITQPRRNKVAGFDLSHNQYWGKPTSAIVAGLHQHLIDTGKTSPANASLGAHLLLMRAAPQLLIKDIPDSVVYGSQAWANLCIAAAAVEAKSPGSVANMSFAKVMIAADSSGPAPESAQTAALLDWALVNGVLEAKDDRLYEKADIDTAMDAFNYQLGKLKHASGLLDAPVPSRKQMALDALKEKFGEDVPFEEKVLLKPNKTANKMIPPRGPYSMLDLTMQGEKITASDWTLKPGTHGVNLDAFAALTQDPGFNVPVTFDNAISQTISDYKTVKKYSILNALANLPPEDKENLRLGKLNFYQEKSYRVSWTPFAGKTLFHTSKKILVTTKHQNKPSTYEFDTEKGSIRKVSNTLITRQDQKIANEVTRIEEFSTFDSKRDYIKQENPREGLNPNLFKNFRADYLADSIVEGLDLDAIRHQAAGTTPDEHRRAVADTIGNFFLDLIPLRSAIVNLSNGNYKDGFSDLAFDAFGFLTAGAGVAAKVGKTLSTASSAASKAFKLSKIFGVTALSELNPLSGLGDLAVGAGKLAISGANAGTQGLKTLKGTANSRELVAAGNRYEAAATGSFQMGEQTVEGSAVQIKGKWYAFDAQKHQPYGSPLQAFSSADTLEPSPNAYASSSRNTHRFNPINTVNRPPRIRTPLPDGQYVESLKGRLEVDHFKPDTRQATLDKFRVEMEEYYDAIKEGGLPPRPVIPNVPVPIPAAALLTEALKASNGVVFGESHSQMASFKLLYDNVGTLKSQGVKKVYFEGYIDMPGGAKDDGIGMLGKSGVPRTNPSLAQLKQKLEVNGIELLPIDHYYLTRHKHDKSRSTTQSGVNSEQRLKEFNYYAAETILANSGTEKWVALVGSAHMNTSEGVPGLAELTEGIGIGVFDNKNMTYSNIGLKAKNPVPDPNRPLQPNDIPGDLRIYVKP is encoded by the coding sequence ATGACCTCAATAGTCAGCAACTCTGTTCTTTCCTCCACTACTTATCCGCCACCTCCCCCACCTCCGATACCACTCCCCGATATTCCGCCTTATCCCGATGAAACATTGCAAAGCGTAACGGAGGTTGAGGATCCCGCGGCTGACGCACCGCCCCCCGATGCCCCGAAAGCCCTGAAGGCCGCGCTGGCCGACCGAAAAAACTGGCAGACACTGGCGCAGCAGCTCACTGATGTCGCCACGGTGGTAGGGCCAAACCCGCCTTTTTTGGCGGTGCAGTCTGCGCTGAGAAGCCGGCTGATGGACCTCGCCCCCAGCTCTTCGTATCCCCCCCATAGTGCTAACGCCGTCAGTCTTGCGAACTTTCTCAAGGCTAATGGCCTGCCCGAGCCAACCACCCATGACGAGCTGCTGACCCTGGCGCGGGCATCGCTTGCACGCTCACACCCCCATCCATGGGGAAATCTGGGCGGTGCCTTGTCTTGGCCCCTGCCCTTGAGCACACACCAGCAAAGCGAATTGCTGACAGCCGCCAGAGAGCATGTCGGTAGTTTTCAGCAAGCTAGCCAGCAACGGGGACTCCTGGAGTTTCTGAACAGCAACCTGCTGCTCTCCGCCGACACCTCAAGCGATCCGGTCAAAGCACTGGAAGCCCTCATCGGCTCCCCCCGCGGCCAAGCGTTGGGAGAGGCCTTGCAGAACAAGCTGGAGAGCATTTCGACTGATAGCAGTGTGAATGATCACGTCCTGGCAGCCATCAACCTCGACCTGGATCAGGCGTCCATCACCCAACCCCGCCGCAACAAGGTGGCCGGATTCGACCTGTCACATAACCAATATTGGGGCAAACCCACCTCGGCGATTGTCGCCGGCCTGCACCAACACTTGATTGATACCGGTAAAACCTCACCTGCCAACGCCTCGCTGGGTGCCCACCTGCTGTTGATGCGGGCGGCGCCGCAGTTGCTGATCAAGGATATTCCCGACAGCGTGGTCTACGGCAGCCAGGCCTGGGCCAACTTGTGCATCGCGGCGGCCGCCGTCGAAGCCAAGTCTCCTGGAAGCGTCGCGAATATGAGCTTTGCCAAGGTGATGATCGCCGCTGATTCAAGTGGGCCCGCTCCCGAGTCAGCGCAAACGGCGGCGCTGTTGGATTGGGCCTTGGTCAACGGGGTGCTTGAGGCGAAAGACGACAGGCTTTACGAAAAGGCAGACATTGATACCGCCATGGACGCGTTCAACTATCAATTGGGCAAGCTGAAACACGCTTCCGGCCTGCTTGACGCCCCGGTACCCAGTCGCAAGCAGATGGCGCTGGACGCGCTCAAGGAAAAATTCGGCGAAGACGTGCCCTTTGAAGAGAAGGTGTTGCTCAAACCCAACAAAACCGCCAATAAAATGATCCCTCCTCGCGGTCCTTATTCCATGCTGGACCTGACCATGCAGGGCGAGAAAATAACGGCATCAGACTGGACACTCAAACCTGGCACGCACGGTGTCAACCTTGACGCCTTCGCCGCCCTTACCCAGGACCCCGGCTTCAACGTCCCCGTCACCTTTGACAACGCCATAAGCCAGACCATAAGCGACTATAAAACCGTCAAGAAATATTCCATCTTGAATGCCCTCGCCAACCTTCCACCGGAGGACAAAGAAAACCTGCGGCTAGGCAAGCTGAACTTCTACCAAGAAAAATCCTACAGAGTCAGCTGGACGCCATTCGCAGGCAAAACTCTCTTCCATACAAGCAAAAAAATACTGGTAACCACAAAACACCAGAACAAACCGTCCACCTATGAGTTCGATACCGAAAAAGGCAGCATCAGAAAAGTCAGCAACACTCTCATCACGCGCCAGGACCAGAAGATCGCCAACGAAGTAACCCGAATAGAAGAATTCTCCACCTTCGATTCCAAGCGCGACTACATAAAGCAAGAGAACCCGCGGGAGGGCTTGAACCCCAACCTGTTCAAAAACTTCCGGGCAGACTACCTCGCGGATTCAATCGTCGAGGGGCTCGATCTGGATGCCATCAGGCATCAAGCCGCCGGGACCACTCCGGATGAGCATAGAAGAGCCGTCGCCGACACCATCGGTAACTTTTTCCTCGACCTTATCCCTCTCAGGTCAGCCATCGTCAACTTGAGCAACGGAAACTATAAGGACGGGTTCTCTGACCTGGCATTTGATGCGTTTGGCTTTCTCACGGCAGGTGCGGGCGTCGCCGCCAAGGTCGGGAAAACGCTGAGCACTGCCAGCAGCGCGGCCAGCAAAGCCTTCAAGCTGAGCAAGATTTTCGGGGTTACCGCACTCTCGGAACTCAATCCGCTGAGCGGTCTTGGCGACTTGGCAGTCGGCGCGGGAAAACTCGCCATCAGCGGCGCAAACGCTGGCACCCAGGGCTTGAAGACACTCAAAGGCACTGCGAACAGTCGGGAGCTCGTCGCCGCTGGTAATCGATATGAGGCAGCCGCCACCGGCTCATTCCAGATGGGCGAGCAGACGGTCGAAGGCAGCGCGGTGCAGATCAAGGGCAAGTGGTACGCTTTCGACGCACAAAAGCACCAGCCGTACGGCAGCCCCCTGCAAGCGTTCAGTAGCGCTGATACGCTGGAGCCTTCCCCGAACGCCTATGCCTCTTCGAGCCGGAACACTCATCGGTTTAACCCGATAAATACCGTTAACCGCCCACCTCGAATCAGGACACCGTTACCCGACGGTCAATACGTGGAAAGTTTGAAAGGAAGGCTCGAAGTAGACCATTTCAAGCCCGACACCCGTCAGGCAACGCTGGATAAGTTTCGGGTGGAAATGGAGGAATATTATGATGCGATCAAAGAGGGAGGCCTTCCGCCACGCCCGGTAATCCCCAATGTTCCCGTACCGATCCCCGCAGCCGCTCTCCTCACAGAAGCATTGAAAGCATCAAACGGCGTGGTGTTTGGAGAGTCTCACTCGCAGATGGCCAGCTTCAAGCTGCTCTACGACAACGTGGGCACGCTGAAGAGCCAAGGGGTAAAGAAGGTCTATTTCGAAGGGTATATCGACATGCCTGGGGGCGCGAAGGACGATGGTATCGGTATGCTCGGAAAATCCGGAGTTCCTCGCACGAACCCATCACTGGCGCAACTCAAGCAAAAACTTGAGGTTAACGGCATAGAGCTTTTACCGATTGATCATTATTATTTAACGCGACATAAACATGACAAGTCGCGCAGCACGACACAGTCGGGCGTCAACTCTGAACAACGGCTCAAGGAGTTCAACTACTACGCTGCAGAAACCATCCTGGCAAACTCGGGCACCGAAAAGTGGGTCGCGTTAGTGGGGAGCGCGCACATGAACACCTCCGAAGGTGTTCCCGGCTTGGCGGAACTCACGGAAGGCATTGGCATCGGGGTCTTTGACAACAAGAACATGACCTACAGCAACATCGGGCTTAAAGCAAAAAACCCTGTGCCAGACCCGAACCGGCCATTACAGCCCAACGATATTCCAGGCGACCTGCGCATCTACGTGAAACCCTGA
- a CDS encoding ABC transporter permease, which produces MGLPGWLLGLSGLAGLLLLWWLGVKVFGSADGLSARFSLSATLASLWELLGRSELYLNIAVSLKRIFVGLFLALLIGVPLGLLVGSSRKLEAATTPAFQFLRMISPLSWMPIVVMLMGVGDQPIYFLLAFAAVWPILLNTAAGVRQLDPRWLQLSKSLSATRWETLRRVIIPGVMGHVLTGVRLAIGILWIVLVPCEMLGVSAGLGYYILDTRDRLAYSELMAMVLLIGLLGFALDAFARWLHQRWVHGG; this is translated from the coding sequence TTGGGCTTGCCGGGCTGGTTGCTTGGCTTGAGTGGGCTGGCGGGATTGCTGTTGCTCTGGTGGCTGGGGGTGAAGGTCTTCGGCAGCGCGGACGGTTTGTCTGCGCGGTTTTCGCTGTCGGCGACCCTCGCCAGCCTGTGGGAATTGCTGGGGCGCAGCGAGCTGTACCTGAACATTGCCGTGAGCCTTAAGCGGATCTTCGTCGGGCTGTTCCTGGCATTGCTGATTGGCGTGCCGTTGGGCTTGCTGGTGGGCAGTTCGCGCAAGCTGGAGGCGGCGACCACGCCGGCGTTCCAGTTTCTGCGGATGATCTCGCCGCTGTCGTGGATGCCCATCGTTGTGATGTTGATGGGGGTGGGCGACCAGCCGATCTACTTCCTGCTGGCGTTCGCGGCGGTGTGGCCGATTCTGCTGAATACCGCGGCGGGTGTGCGTCAGCTTGATCCACGCTGGTTGCAACTGAGCAAGAGCTTGAGCGCGACACGCTGGGAAACCTTGCGCCGGGTAATTATTCCCGGCGTGATGGGGCACGTGCTGACCGGTGTGCGGCTGGCCATCGGGATCCTGTGGATCGTGCTGGTGCCGTGCGAGATGCTCGGGGTCAGTGCCGGGCTGGGTTATTACATCCTCGACACTCGCGACCGACTGGCTTACTCGGAGCTGATGGCGATGGTGCTGCTGATCGGCCTGTTGGGGTTTGCCCTGGATGCGTTTGCGCGGTGGTTGCATCAGCGTTGGGTGCATGGAGGGTGA
- the pvdQ gene encoding bifunctional acylase PvdQ yields the protein MIISNGLFRVCVAGALLGLSVSATARVQEQQTTAEIRRTSFGVPHIRANDERSLGFGIGYAYAQDNLCLLANEVVTVNGERAKYFGPEQATQEGRNNLTNDVFFTWLNTPEAVAAFWKAQPPAMQQRIEGYVAGYNRYLKERTAQGLPAQCQAAWVRPITAEDLVKVTRRLLVEGGVGQFAEALVGATPPNAVAQVDAKAFEVAAANQQRFALDRGSNAVAVGRDRSFNGRGMLLANPHFPWIGGMRFYEMHLTIPGQLDVMGAALPGLPVINIGFNQHVAWTHTVDTSKHFTLYRLTLDPKDPTRYLLDGKSLPMDKTSIKVTVKAADGSTQEESRTVYSSQFGPVVQWPGKLDWDNKYAFSLRDANLGNDRVLQQWYAMNRAANLKELQDSVHTLQGIPWVNTLAADDQGQSLYMNLSVVPNVSAKKLAQCSDPRVGLQFIMLDGSRSACAWDIDPRAAQAGIFPADQLPQLQRTDYVQHSNDSAWMANPKAPLTGFSPVISQEKIGLGPRARFALQRLQELDKQPIKAADLQNMVMDNQVYLASQVMPDLLKYCAGADAAVKSVCDSLKSWDQRANLDSGLGLVHFINLAEQLAQAPDAWKVGFDPAQPLTTPRGLAIERAGVANALHEAMLASAADVAKRGLTADSRWGDIQVSGQTPIHGGPQELGVYNAMQSVPRAGGKREVVSGSSYLQIVTFDEKGPNAEGVLAFSLSSDPASKYYKDQTQAFSEKKLSPLPFTEQQIKADPQYQLQVIRDKEEAGR from the coding sequence GTGATTATTTCCAACGGGTTGTTCAGGGTGTGCGTGGCTGGGGCGTTGCTGGGGCTGAGTGTTTCGGCCACGGCGCGGGTGCAGGAGCAACAGACCACCGCCGAGATTCGGCGTACCAGCTTTGGTGTCCCGCATATCCGGGCCAACGATGAGCGCAGCCTGGGGTTTGGCATCGGTTACGCCTACGCCCAGGACAACCTGTGCCTGCTGGCCAATGAAGTGGTGACCGTCAACGGCGAGCGCGCCAAGTACTTTGGCCCCGAGCAGGCGACCCAGGAAGGGCGCAATAACCTGACCAACGACGTGTTCTTCACCTGGCTGAACACACCCGAGGCCGTTGCGGCATTCTGGAAGGCGCAACCCCCGGCAATGCAGCAGCGCATTGAAGGGTATGTCGCCGGCTACAACCGTTACCTCAAGGAGCGTACCGCCCAAGGCTTGCCGGCGCAGTGCCAGGCGGCCTGGGTACGGCCGATCACGGCTGAAGACCTGGTCAAGGTGACTCGCCGGCTGCTGGTGGAAGGTGGCGTCGGGCAGTTTGCCGAAGCGCTGGTGGGCGCCACGCCGCCCAATGCCGTCGCCCAGGTGGATGCCAAGGCATTTGAGGTCGCAGCAGCCAATCAACAGCGTTTCGCCCTGGATCGCGGCAGCAACGCAGTGGCGGTCGGGCGTGACCGTTCGTTCAATGGTCGCGGCATGCTGCTGGCCAACCCGCATTTTCCATGGATTGGCGGCATGCGCTTCTACGAGATGCACCTGACCATCCCCGGCCAGCTGGATGTAATGGGCGCCGCCTTGCCGGGCCTGCCGGTGATCAATATCGGCTTCAACCAGCACGTGGCCTGGACGCATACCGTTGATACCTCCAAGCACTTCACGCTGTACCGCCTGACCCTGGATCCCAAGGACCCGACCCGCTACCTGCTGGACGGCAAATCCTTGCCCATGGATAAAACCAGCATCAAGGTGACAGTCAAAGCCGCCGACGGCAGCACCCAGGAAGAGTCCCGGACGGTCTACAGCTCGCAGTTCGGCCCGGTGGTGCAATGGCCTGGCAAGCTCGACTGGGACAACAAATATGCCTTCAGCCTGCGGGACGCCAACCTGGGCAACGACCGCGTTCTGCAACAGTGGTACGCGATGAACCGCGCCGCCAACCTCAAGGAGCTGCAAGACTCGGTGCACACCCTGCAAGGTATCCCGTGGGTCAACACCCTGGCGGCGGACGACCAGGGCCAGAGCCTGTACATGAACCTGTCGGTGGTACCGAACGTCAGCGCGAAAAAACTCGCGCAGTGCAGCGATCCCCGGGTTGGCCTGCAATTCATCATGCTCGACGGCTCCCGCAGCGCCTGCGCCTGGGACATAGACCCGCGTGCCGCCCAAGCCGGGATCTTCCCGGCCGATCAACTGCCACAACTGCAGCGCACCGACTACGTACAGCACTCCAATGACTCGGCGTGGATGGCCAACCCAAAGGCGCCGCTGACCGGATTCTCGCCGGTGATCAGCCAGGAGAAAATCGGCCTGGGCCCACGTGCCCGTTTCGCCTTGCAGCGCTTGCAGGAACTGGACAAGCAACCGATCAAGGCCGCCGACTTGCAGAACATGGTCATGGACAACCAGGTGTATCTCGCGAGCCAAGTCATGCCGGACCTGCTCAAATACTGCGCGGGTGCCGACGCCGCCGTGAAATCCGTGTGCGACAGCCTGAAAAGCTGGGACCAACGCGCCAACCTCGACAGCGGCCTGGGCTTGGTGCACTTCATCAATCTCGCGGAGCAACTGGCGCAAGCGCCCGACGCATGGAAGGTGGGTTTCGACCCGGCACAACCACTGACCACGCCTCGTGGATTGGCAATTGAACGCGCAGGCGTGGCCAATGCCCTGCATGAAGCGATGCTTGCCTCAGCCGCCGACGTTGCGAAACGCGGGCTGACCGCCGACAGCCGCTGGGGTGACATACAGGTCTCGGGCCAGACCCCGATCCACGGCGGGCCGCAAGAGCTGGGCGTGTATAACGCCATGCAAAGCGTGCCAAGGGCTGGCGGCAAGCGCGAAGTCGTCAGCGGCAGCAGCTACTTGCAGATCGTGACCTTCGACGAGAAGGGCCCCAATGCCGAAGGCGTACTGGCGTTCTCCCTGTCCAGCGACCCGGCGTCGAAATACTACAAGGACCAGACCCAGGCGTTTTCCGAGAAAAAACTCAGCCCACTGCCGTTTACCGAACAGCAGATCAAGGCGGACCCGCAGTACCAATTGCAGGTTATCCGTGACAAGGAAGAAGCCGGGCGGTAG
- a CDS encoding fe2+ zn2+ uptake regulation protein: MYNPQLPTEGHSSMHDGGFGTGNQAFGKAPEHGNQRIRHLLKCFGLRTSLIRLKVIDALLTAADNQRTLGVRGVHSHLLELGIPLSFLSVREVLKRLCTEGVITLNADKSYSLHEQAAKVLEGRA; encoded by the coding sequence ATGTACAACCCGCAACTGCCCACGGAAGGACACTCATCCATGCATGACGGAGGCTTTGGCACCGGTAACCAAGCGTTCGGCAAAGCGCCGGAACATGGCAACCAGCGCATTCGTCATTTGCTCAAGTGTTTCGGCCTGCGCACCAGCCTGATCCGGCTGAAGGTCATCGACGCCCTGCTGACGGCCGCCGACAACCAGCGCACCCTCGGTGTGCGGGGCGTGCACAGTCATTTGCTGGAGCTGGGCATTCCGTTGTCGTTTCTCAGCGTGCGGGAGGTGCTCAAGCGCCTGTGCACCGAAGGCGTGATTACCCTGAACGCCGACAAGAGCTACAGCCTGCACGAGCAGGCTGCCAAAGTCCTGGAAGGCCGGGCCTGA
- a CDS encoding ABC transporter substrate-binding protein, giving the protein MCLDDLTHSRRDFLKLSAVLSAAGALPLLSSLQARAASEPDAPVRIGYLPITDATPLLVAHNNGLFEAEGIKAERPVLLRSWAQVIEAFISGQVNVIHLLSPMTVWARYGSKVPAKVVAWNHVGGSGLTVSPGITDVKQLGGKSVAIPFWYSIHNVVVQQLFRDNGLIPVARAAGSAIAANEVNLIVLPPSDMPPALASKRIDGYIVAEPFNALAENLNVGRVQRFTGDVWRNHACCVVFMHEHDLTNRPEWSQKVVNAIVKAQVWTRDNREEAVKLLSKDGENRYTPHAEPVLRKVLAPAASDRAAYLADGAIQHANWDEHRIDFQPYPFPSYTEELVRRLKDTLIEGDKKFLADLDPAFVAKDLVDDRFVRNAIAAVGGMKTFGLPEGFERHEEIGV; this is encoded by the coding sequence ATGTGTCTGGATGACCTCACTCACTCGCGCCGTGACTTTCTCAAACTCTCGGCCGTGCTCAGTGCCGCCGGTGCCTTGCCACTGCTCAGCAGTTTGCAGGCTCGCGCGGCCAGTGAGCCGGACGCACCGGTACGCATCGGCTACTTGCCGATCACCGACGCCACGCCGCTGCTGGTGGCCCACAACAACGGGCTGTTCGAAGCCGAAGGCATCAAGGCCGAGCGCCCGGTGTTGCTGCGCAGTTGGGCCCAGGTGATCGAGGCGTTTATTTCCGGCCAGGTCAACGTGATTCACCTGTTGTCGCCGATGACGGTTTGGGCGCGTTACGGCAGCAAGGTCCCGGCCAAGGTCGTGGCCTGGAACCACGTGGGCGGCTCGGGTTTGACCGTGTCCCCGGGCATTACCGATGTGAAGCAACTGGGCGGCAAGTCGGTGGCGATTCCGTTCTGGTACTCGATCCACAACGTCGTGGTGCAGCAGCTGTTCCGTGACAACGGCCTGATCCCGGTGGCCCGTGCGGCGGGTAGCGCGATTGCCGCCAACGAGGTCAACCTGATCGTGTTGCCGCCCTCGGACATGCCGCCGGCCCTGGCCAGCAAACGCATCGACGGCTACATCGTCGCCGAGCCGTTCAACGCCCTGGCGGAAAACCTCAACGTGGGTCGGGTGCAGCGCTTTACCGGCGACGTGTGGCGCAACCACGCGTGCTGCGTAGTGTTCATGCACGAGCACGACCTGACCAACCGCCCGGAATGGTCGCAGAAGGTGGTGAATGCGATCGTCAAGGCCCAGGTCTGGACCCGCGACAACCGTGAAGAGGCGGTGAAACTGCTGTCCAAGGACGGCGAAAATCGCTACACCCCGCATGCTGAACCGGTGCTGCGTAAAGTCCTGGCACCGGCTGCCAGCGACCGTGCGGCGTACCTGGCCGACGGCGCGATCCAGCACGCCAACTGGGACGAGCACCGTATCGACTTCCAGCCGTATCCATTCCCCAGCTACACCGAGGAACTGGTGCGTCGCCTGAAAGACACGCTGATCGAGGGCGACAAGAAATTCCTCGCCGACCTGGACCCGGCGTTTGTCGCCAAGGACCTGGTGGACGACCGCTTCGTGCGCAACGCCATCGCAGCGGTGGGCGGCATGAAGACCTTCGGCTTGCCGGAAGGCTTCGAGCGGCACGAGGAGATTGGCGTTTGA
- a CDS encoding ABC transporter ATP-binding protein, which translates to MSQAVLHAQGICLGYGGNSVLEGFDLQLQPGEVVSILGPSGVGKSSLLRVLAGLQAPQGGSIHLLGEPLNGPHPRVAVAFQDPSLLPWLSLEKNVAFGLDFARQPHLSPEERRNRVDHAIHAVGLEHARQQFPAALSGGMAQRTALARCLARQPQVLLLDEPFGALDEVTRADMQHLLLKVNREQGSAAVLITHDIDEALLLSDRILLLGNRPARTLGEWRIDLPQPREEQVEAIGTLRIDILKTLRRASRTEPQPPELLEPCHVSG; encoded by the coding sequence ATGAGCCAGGCGGTACTGCATGCCCAGGGAATTTGCCTGGGCTATGGGGGCAACTCGGTGCTGGAAGGGTTCGACCTGCAATTGCAGCCCGGCGAAGTGGTGTCGATCCTCGGCCCCAGCGGCGTTGGCAAGTCCAGCCTGCTGCGGGTGCTTGCCGGTTTGCAGGCGCCCCAGGGCGGCAGCATTCACCTGCTGGGCGAGCCGTTGAATGGCCCGCATCCGCGGGTGGCGGTGGCGTTCCAGGACCCCAGCCTGTTGCCGTGGTTGAGCCTGGAAAAGAACGTCGCCTTCGGCCTGGACTTTGCCCGCCAACCGCACCTCAGTCCTGAAGAACGACGCAACCGGGTCGACCACGCGATCCATGCAGTGGGCCTGGAACATGCCCGGCAGCAGTTCCCGGCGGCGCTGTCCGGCGGTATGGCCCAGCGTACGGCGCTGGCCCGCTGCCTGGCCCGCCAGCCGCAGGTATTGCTGCTGGACGAACCCTTCGGTGCCCTGGATGAAGTGACCCGTGCCGACATGCAGCACCTGCTGCTCAAGGTCAATCGCGAGCAAGGTTCGGCCGCAGTGCTGATCACCCACGATATTGACGAAGCGCTGCTGTTGTCCGACCGGATTCTGCTACTGGGTAACCGCCCGGCGCGGACCCTCGGCGAATGGCGCATCGACCTGCCGCAACCGCGAGAAGAACAGGTGGAAGCCATCGGCACCCTGCGCATCGACATTCTCAAAACCCTACGGCGGGCGAGCCGCACCGAACCCCAACCCCCTGAACTGCTGGAGCCTTGCCATGTGTCTGGATGA
- a CDS encoding acyl-CoA dehydrogenase family protein → MLDPILSRWLDVQAQALDVGSCDPQEVLPRLAEANVLRIGVPKDLGGLGGDVTGAIEAIADVASHSLASAFVCWGQRSFIEYLLQSPNQRLREQLLPDLLSGKLAGATGLSNAMKFLSGIESLQISAEPTDDGWNLNGRLHWVTNLRKNGFVVAAAIEHAQGGAPFILAIPDSVSGLQRSRDLELLGLQSSNTAALGFEAVELSRDWLLHEDARKFLPAVRPAFLGLQCGMSIGLARRSLAEVANHLGSSRTVLREELEVLRTSLEQAVNDLKKGLLSGRFGTEPVPLFRLRIALAEIAASAVQLELQASGGKAYLTAHGSGFARRWRESAFVPIVTPSLVQLRTELNRQANL, encoded by the coding sequence ATGCTTGACCCAATCTTGAGCCGTTGGCTCGATGTTCAAGCGCAGGCCCTGGATGTGGGCAGTTGCGATCCGCAGGAAGTGCTGCCACGGCTGGCAGAGGCCAATGTATTACGTATCGGTGTGCCCAAGGACCTCGGCGGTCTGGGCGGCGATGTCACGGGCGCGATAGAGGCCATCGCCGATGTGGCCAGTCATTCCCTGGCGTCGGCGTTTGTGTGCTGGGGCCAACGCTCGTTTATTGAATACCTGCTGCAAAGCCCGAATCAGCGCCTGCGTGAGCAACTGCTGCCGGACCTGCTGAGCGGCAAGCTGGCCGGGGCCACCGGGCTGTCCAACGCGATGAAATTTTTGTCCGGCATCGAGTCGCTGCAAATCAGCGCCGAGCCGACGGATGACGGCTGGAACCTCAATGGCCGCCTGCACTGGGTGACCAATCTGCGCAAGAACGGGTTTGTGGTGGCCGCCGCTATCGAGCATGCCCAGGGTGGCGCGCCGTTTATCCTGGCGATCCCTGACTCAGTGTCCGGCCTGCAACGTTCCCGTGACCTGGAACTGTTGGGCCTGCAATCGAGCAATACCGCAGCCCTCGGCTTTGAGGCCGTGGAGCTGAGCCGCGACTGGTTGTTGCATGAGGATGCACGCAAGTTCCTGCCGGCCGTGCGCCCGGCGTTTCTCGGCTTGCAATGCGGCATGTCCATCGGCCTGGCGCGACGCTCGCTGGCGGAGGTGGCCAATCACCTGGGCTCCAGCCGCACCGTATTGCGTGAAGAGCTGGAAGTGCTGCGCACCTCGCTGGAACAGGCGGTCAACGACCTCAAGAAAGGTTTGCTGAGCGGCCGCTTCGGGACCGAGCCGGTACCGTTGTTCCGCCTGCGCATTGCTCTCGCGGAAATTGCCGCCAGCGCCGTCCAACTGGAGCTGCAAGCCAGCGGTGGCAAGGCCTACCTGACTGCCCACGGCAGCGGTTTCGCCCGGCGTTGGCGCGAGTCGGCGTTTGTGCCGATCGTGACCCCGAGCCTGGTGCAGTTGCGCACCGAGTTGAACCGTCAGGCCAATCTATGA